In a genomic window of Candidatus Manganitrophaceae bacterium:
- a CDS encoding citramalate synthase — protein sequence MRIVEIYDTTLRDGAQSEDVSFSVEDKLRIAQKLDELGLHYIEGGWPGANPKDILFFEEMKRVPLKSAKLVAFGATRKSKNKVSKDPNIKALAEAGTEVVTLFGKSWDLHVTDALGITLKKNLEIISDSIAYLRSQGKRVFYDAEHFFNGYAAQPEYALKTLDAAKRAGAECIILCDTNGGTMPWQLREALEVVQREIGGPLGIHTHNDSEMAVANALTAIESGVTQVQGTMNGFGERCGNANLCSLLPNLKLKMKINCIADEQLKRLREVSHFVSEIANLPHNKHQPYVGDAAFAHKGGIHVHAVRKKAETYEHIAPSKVGNRQRVLISDYAGKSNLLEKAKEFRIHLASDSPHLKEILETLKEREHQGYQFEGAEGSFELMMKKALGKHKRFFDLVGFRVIVEKRKESEETLCEATIMVAVAGQVEHTAATGNGPVNALDHALRKALEKFYPALSEVKLLDYKVRVLTASDGTGSKVRVLIESGDGERTWGTVGVSENIIEASWQALVDSIEYKLLTP from the coding sequence ATGCGAATCGTTGAAATTTATGACACGACCTTACGCGACGGAGCGCAGTCGGAGGATGTCTCCTTCTCCGTCGAGGACAAGCTCCGGATCGCCCAGAAGCTCGATGAGCTCGGCCTGCACTATATAGAAGGGGGCTGGCCGGGGGCCAACCCGAAGGACATCCTCTTCTTCGAAGAGATGAAGCGGGTCCCGCTGAAGTCGGCCAAGCTGGTCGCATTCGGCGCCACGCGGAAGTCGAAAAACAAGGTCTCCAAAGATCCGAACATCAAAGCGTTGGCCGAGGCCGGGACCGAGGTGGTCACCCTCTTCGGCAAGAGCTGGGACCTGCATGTCACCGATGCGCTGGGGATCACCCTGAAGAAGAACCTCGAGATCATCTCCGACTCCATCGCCTATCTCCGGTCTCAAGGGAAGCGGGTTTTTTACGACGCGGAGCATTTTTTCAACGGCTATGCGGCGCAGCCCGAGTATGCGTTGAAGACGCTCGATGCGGCCAAACGCGCCGGGGCGGAGTGTATTATCCTCTGCGACACCAACGGCGGGACGATGCCATGGCAGTTGCGCGAAGCGCTGGAGGTTGTTCAGCGGGAGATCGGCGGGCCGCTCGGGATTCATACCCACAACGACTCCGAGATGGCGGTGGCGAACGCCTTGACGGCGATTGAATCGGGGGTGACTCAGGTACAGGGGACGATGAACGGCTTCGGAGAGCGTTGCGGAAATGCGAATCTCTGCTCGCTGCTCCCGAATTTAAAATTGAAGATGAAGATCAACTGCATCGCCGATGAGCAGCTCAAACGGTTAAGGGAGGTCTCCCACTTCGTCAGCGAGATCGCGAACCTCCCCCACAACAAACACCAACCGTATGTCGGCGACGCCGCGTTCGCCCACAAAGGGGGGATTCATGTCCACGCCGTCCGGAAAAAGGCGGAGACCTACGAACATATCGCCCCGAGCAAGGTGGGGAATCGACAGCGGGTGTTGATCTCCGACTATGCGGGGAAGAGCAATCTGCTTGAGAAGGCGAAGGAGTTTCGGATCCATCTCGCCAGCGACAGCCCGCACCTCAAAGAAATTCTTGAAACGCTCAAAGAGCGGGAGCACCAAGGATATCAGTTCGAGGGGGCGGAAGGTTCGTTCGAGCTGATGATGAAAAAGGCGCTCGGAAAGCACAAGCGATTTTTCGATCTCGTCGGATTCCGGGTGATCGTTGAGAAGCGCAAGGAGAGCGAGGAGACCCTCTGCGAGGCGACCATTATGGTGGCGGTCGCGGGCCAGGTGGAGCATACGGCGGCGACCGGAAATGGGCCGGTCAACGCCCTCGACCATGCCCTTCGAAAAGCGCTTGAAAAATTCTATCCGGCGCTCTCCGAGGTAAAGCTGCTAGACTACAAGGTCCGTGTCTTGACTGCCAGCGACGGCACTGGATCGAAGGTCCGGGTGTTGATCGAATCGGGGGACGGCGAGCGGACCTGGGGAACGGTCGGGGTCTCCGAAAATATTATCGAAGCCAGCTGGCAGGCGCTGGTCGATAGCATCGAATATAAACTGCTCACCCCCTAA
- a CDS encoding integration host factor subunit alpha gives MRKADIANEVFEKLGISKKESADILEVILNSIKEVLKKGEMVKVAGFGNFVVRNKRARKGRNPKTGEEIGITPRRVVTFRPSQVFKKFVNQNQ, from the coding sequence ATGAGAAAAGCCGATATAGCGAATGAGGTTTTTGAGAAGCTAGGAATCTCTAAGAAGGAATCGGCCGATATTCTTGAAGTGATTCTCAATTCAATTAAAGAGGTGTTAAAAAAAGGAGAGATGGTCAAGGTTGCCGGTTTCGGCAATTTCGTTGTCCGCAACAAAAGAGCCCGCAAGGGACGAAATCCAAAGACGGGTGAGGAGATCGGGATCACCCCTCGCCGGGTGGTCACCTTTAGGCCAAGCCAGGTCTTTAAAAAATTCGTCAACCAAAACCAATAG
- a CDS encoding aspartate kinase produces MSLIVQKFGGTSVGNTDRIKNVAKRVAQARAEGHDIVVVVSAMSGETDRLIGLAHQIASLPDQREMDMLISTGERVTIALLAMALQEVGVAARSFTGRQVGILTDGAHTNARIEQITAERLREALAEGKVPVVAGFQGINQRSDVTTLGRGGSDTTAVALAAALKADLCDIYTDVDGVYTTDPNIVPNARKLARVSYEEMLEMASLGAKVLQTRSVEFAMKYQVPVRVRSSFNDNEGTLVTKEDQEMEQEVVSGVTYDKNQAKVTLLGVPDRPGIASKIFGTLARENTVVDMIIQNIGQGGMTDISFTVPKADARRAKENLTKLAEEMGVQEIQLTENIAKVSIVGVGMRSHSGVAAKMFSSLAAEGINIMMISTSEIKISCVIDSKYTELAVRTLHDVFELSKAPPQKTEKAKSKPARRTSK; encoded by the coding sequence ATGAGTTTGATCGTTCAAAAATTCGGCGGAACCTCCGTCGGAAACACCGATCGGATAAAAAATGTGGCGAAACGGGTGGCGCAGGCCCGGGCGGAGGGACACGATATCGTGGTCGTCGTCTCTGCGATGAGCGGGGAGACCGACCGATTGATCGGCCTTGCGCACCAGATTGCTTCCCTTCCCGATCAGCGGGAAATGGATATGCTGATCTCCACCGGAGAGCGGGTGACGATTGCGCTGCTGGCAATGGCCCTCCAAGAGGTCGGGGTGGCGGCCCGATCGTTCACCGGACGGCAGGTCGGCATCTTAACCGACGGGGCCCACACCAATGCCCGGATCGAGCAGATCACGGCAGAGCGGTTGAGGGAAGCGTTGGCCGAGGGGAAGGTCCCGGTCGTCGCCGGTTTTCAGGGAATCAATCAACGATCGGATGTAACAACGCTGGGCCGAGGCGGCTCCGACACAACGGCGGTCGCATTGGCCGCGGCATTAAAGGCCGATCTCTGCGATATCTACACCGACGTCGACGGCGTCTACACCACCGATCCGAATATCGTTCCGAACGCACGGAAGCTGGCGCGAGTCTCCTATGAAGAGATGCTGGAGATGGCAAGCCTGGGGGCGAAGGTGCTCCAGACCCGTTCGGTCGAGTTTGCAATGAAATATCAGGTTCCGGTTCGCGTTCGCTCGAGCTTCAACGACAACGAGGGAACCCTGGTGACAAAGGAGGATCAGGAAATGGAGCAAGAGGTCGTCTCAGGGGTGACCTACGATAAAAACCAAGCCAAGGTCACCCTCCTCGGGGTGCCCGATCGGCCGGGAATCGCGTCCAAAATCTTCGGCACGCTGGCGCGGGAGAACACGGTGGTTGATATGATCATCCAAAATATCGGCCAGGGAGGAATGACCGACATCTCGTTCACCGTCCCGAAGGCCGATGCGCGGCGGGCCAAAGAAAATCTCACCAAGCTCGCCGAAGAGATGGGGGTGCAGGAGATTCAGCTGACCGAAAACATCGCCAAGGTCTCGATCGTCGGGGTCGGGATGCGCTCCCACTCGGGGGTGGCGGCGAAGATGTTCTCCAGCCTGGCCGCGGAGGGGATCAACATCATGATGATCTCCACCTCTGAAATCAAGATTTCGTGCGTCATCGACTCCAAATACACCGAGCTGGCGGTCCGGACGCTGCACGATGTGTTCGAACTAAGCAAAGCACCGCCGCAAAAAACAGAAAAGGCCAAATCAAAGCCGGCCCGGCGGACCTCAAAATAA
- a CDS encoding cofactor-independent phosphoglycerate mutase, which translates to MKYIVLVANGMADRSLPALDGRTPLEAARTPHIDLLAASAEIGQVQTIPEGFMPGSDVANLSILGYDPRQFYPGRGALESAGMEVHLNEGDVAFCCNLVTLRDRQKEYAFSELSPRVFLEDPSGGGIEDDEARELIDLLNNLLGSDQIQFYVGRGYRHLMVWAHGAAKVECLPPQRLVGREIIPSFPRGADKGILKKLVQSVFSILSEHPINEARIARGERPANAVWFWGPGKARTLPSFSERFAKRGAMVSAVDLLRGLGRRAGMKVIDLPGAAGGADTPHAGEVAAADGALKAHDLVYLHFQSSDEARPSGDPRMKVEAIERFDAEIVGPLLSRLKERGPWRLLLLPDHATLVSTRDPVADPVPFLLCRGLEGGREGRSFSEKEAARSSIFWSEGHRLIDYFLKG; encoded by the coding sequence ATGAAGTATATCGTTTTGGTCGCGAATGGAATGGCCGACCGCTCCCTCCCGGCGTTGGATGGGCGAACCCCCCTGGAGGCGGCGCGGACGCCCCATATTGATCTGTTGGCGGCCAGTGCGGAGATCGGACAGGTTCAAACGATCCCCGAGGGATTTATGCCGGGGAGCGATGTTGCAAATCTATCGATCCTCGGATATGATCCGCGTCAATTCTACCCGGGACGGGGCGCGCTCGAATCGGCCGGGATGGAGGTTCACCTGAACGAAGGGGATGTCGCTTTTTGCTGCAACCTGGTGACGCTTCGCGACCGTCAAAAGGAGTATGCCTTCTCGGAGCTGTCGCCTCGGGTCTTCTTGGAGGACCCTTCGGGCGGAGGCATCGAAGATGACGAGGCCCGGGAGCTGATCGACCTTCTGAATAATCTCCTCGGGAGCGACCAGATCCAGTTTTATGTCGGGAGGGGATATCGGCATCTGATGGTCTGGGCCCATGGGGCCGCGAAGGTGGAGTGCCTGCCGCCGCAGCGGCTCGTCGGCCGTGAGATCATCCCCTCTTTTCCCCGAGGGGCCGACAAGGGGATCCTAAAGAAGCTGGTCCAAAGTGTTTTCAGCATCTTGTCCGAGCACCCGATCAATGAAGCGCGGATTGCCCGCGGGGAGCGGCCGGCCAATGCCGTCTGGTTTTGGGGGCCGGGAAAAGCGCGCACACTCCCCTCCTTCTCGGAGCGCTTTGCAAAACGGGGGGCGATGGTCTCCGCGGTCGATCTGCTCCGCGGTTTGGGGCGCAGGGCGGGGATGAAAGTGATTGATCTTCCCGGCGCGGCCGGAGGAGCCGACACCCCTCATGCGGGAGAAGTCGCTGCTGCCGACGGGGCGCTCAAGGCCCATGATCTGGTTTATCTCCACTTCCAGTCTTCTGATGAGGCCCGGCCTTCCGGAGACCCCCGGATGAAGGTCGAGGCGATTGAGCGCTTCGACGCGGAAATTGTCGGCCCGCTGCTTTCCCGACTGAAGGAGCGCGGCCCCTGGCGGCTCCTCTTGCTTCCCGACCATGCGACGCTCGTTTCGACGCGCGATCCGGTTGCCGATCCGGTTCCTTTCCTCCTTTGCCGCGGACTGGAAGGGGGACGGGAGGGGCGCTCTTTTTCTGAAAAGGAGGCGGCGCGCAGTTCGATCTTCTGGTCCGAAGGGCATCGTCTGATCGATTATTTCTTGAAAGGTTAA
- a CDS encoding trypsin-like peptidase domain-containing protein: MVFCASCKKAPTHAPVATSAPDVGFQEMEPVGEVPARELLITEKAFIRVAKRVTPAVVNISTVHFVRHPDASQEKGLFKDFFGELFKNQPRREFRQRSLGSGFIISDQGYIMTNHHVIAEADKITIKLSDRREFVGTVVGKDPKTDLAIIKIPPQTDLPVASLGDSGHIEVGEWAIAIGNPFGLDRTVTVGVISATGRTDLGLTDQDNFIQTDASINFGNSGGPLLNAKGEVIGINTAIVATGQGIGFAIPINMAKTVVEEWIEKGNVSQGRLLVH, from the coding sequence ATGGTTTTTTGCGCCTCCTGCAAGAAGGCGCCGACCCACGCCCCGGTCGCCACCTCCGCCCCCGATGTCGGTTTTCAGGAGATGGAGCCGGTCGGAGAGGTCCCTGCGCGCGAGCTCCTGATCACAGAGAAAGCATTCATCCGTGTGGCGAAGCGGGTGACGCCGGCGGTCGTGAACATCAGCACCGTCCACTTCGTTCGACACCCCGACGCCTCCCAGGAGAAGGGGCTGTTTAAAGATTTTTTCGGAGAGCTCTTCAAGAACCAACCCCGGCGTGAATTTCGCCAGAGGAGCCTCGGCTCCGGATTTATCATCAGCGACCAGGGCTATATCATGACCAACCACCACGTCATCGCAGAGGCCGACAAGATTACGATTAAGCTCTCGGATCGACGGGAGTTCGTCGGGACTGTCGTCGGGAAAGATCCGAAGACCGACCTGGCGATCATCAAAATTCCGCCTCAGACCGATTTGCCGGTCGCCTCGCTCGGCGATTCGGGACACATCGAGGTCGGAGAATGGGCGATCGCCATCGGAAATCCTTTCGGACTCGACCGGACCGTCACCGTCGGGGTGATCAGCGCCACCGGGAGAACCGATCTCGGCCTGACCGATCAAGACAATTTCATCCAGACCGACGCCTCGATCAACTTCGGAAACAGCGGCGGTCCCCTCCTCAACGCAAAAGGAGAGGTCATCGGGATTAATACCGCCATCGTCGCGACCGGACAGGGAATCGGTTTTGCCATTCCGATCAACATGGCGAAGACGGTGGTGGAGGAGTGGATTGAGAAGGGAAACGTCAGCCAAGGCAGGCTTCTCGTGCATTAA
- a CDS encoding MerR family transcriptional regulator, with translation MDKLFYKIGEVSQITGLEAYVLRFWESEFPALHPKKSKGNQRVYTRKEIDLVLQIKQLLYQEGLTIAGAKKKLAGVQGKPSPEPKETLLDDNTLEKVKRELEEVLHILS, from the coding sequence ATGGACAAACTCTTTTATAAGATTGGAGAGGTCAGTCAGATCACCGGACTTGAAGCATATGTCCTCCGCTTTTGGGAATCTGAATTCCCGGCCCTTCATCCGAAAAAGAGTAAAGGGAATCAACGGGTTTATACAAGGAAAGAGATCGATCTGGTTCTCCAGATTAAGCAGCTTCTTTACCAAGAAGGGTTGACCATCGCCGGTGCCAAAAAGAAGCTGGCCGGCGTGCAGGGGAAACCGAGCCCAGAGCCGAAAGAGACTCTCCTTGACGATAATACATTAGAAAAGGTAAAAAGGGAGCTTGAAGAGGTTCTGCACATCTTAAGTTAA